One part of the Xiphophorus maculatus strain JP 163 A chromosome 1, X_maculatus-5.0-male, whole genome shotgun sequence genome encodes these proteins:
- the LOC102224830 gene encoding pancreatic progenitor cell differentiation and proliferation factor B-like, with protein MAAIPAGGSLVATTDYYRRRIGSTSSSSSCGSSEYSGEVIPHHPGLPKQDSGHWWSSFFFGKQPGMTPLTEEAHQKVGVSGAVTTGQITCIAKEMVLQRQASESSEAGSPVSS; from the exons ATGGCAGCCATTCCAGCAGGCGGTTCCCTCGTCGCAACCACCGACTACTACCGAA GGCGCATCGGCTCTacgtccagcagcagctcatgcGGCAGTTCGGAGTACAGTGGGGAGGTCATCCCTCACCATCCAG GACTCCCTAAGCAGGATTCTGGCCATTGGTGGTCCAGCTTCTTCTTTGGGAAGCAGCCAGGGATGACGCCGCTTACCGAAGAGGCGCACCAGAA GGTGGGGGTCTCGGGCGCCGTGACGACCGGTCAGATCACCTGCATCGCCAAGGAGATGGTGCTGCAGCGGCAGGCGAGCGAGAGCAGCGAGGCAGGAAGCCCCGTCTCCTCGTGA